Proteins encoded within one genomic window of Mauremys mutica isolate MM-2020 ecotype Southern chromosome 11, ASM2049712v1, whole genome shotgun sequence:
- the PAQR5 gene encoding membrane progestin receptor gamma, translated as MLSWKLPRQLSINQVPQVFREQGILFGYRHPRSSATDCLLSVFQMTNETLNIWTHFLPAWYFLWKLFALAYSLDVWNDTYAWPFLAYMLTCCIYPFTSSCAHTFSTMSIQARHICYFFDYGALSMYSLGSAIAYSTYVFPEEWINSTFHHCYVPIAVLNTVISTGLSCYSRFSEIQQPRLSKTLRTLAFAYPYLFDSTPLFYRLYLCTGESCMESVIPVHYKHCVFAFLTCFIFAAHLPERLAPGCFDYIGHSHQLFHVCGIIGTHFQMEAIFIDMNARRDWLLASSPHLAFSQTVGSIGISIIISLTIIAAFSLALYSRPKSSGKEKLHRH; from the exons GTGTTTCGAGAGCAGGGCATCCTGTTTGGGTATCGCCATCCAAGAAGTTCTGCAACAGACTGTCTCCTCAGCGTCTTCCAGATGACAAATGAAACACTAAATATATGGACACATTTTTTGCCTGCCTG GTACTTCCTATGGAAGTTGTTTGCCTTGGCCTATTCGCTGGATGTCTGGAACGACACGTATGCCTGGCCCTTCCTTGCCTACATGCTCACGTGCTGTATTTATCCTTTCACATCCAGCTGTGCCCACACATTCAGTACGATGTCCATCCAGGCGAGACATATTTGTTATTTCTTTGATTATGGTGCCCTTAGTATGTACAGCTTAG GTTCTGCGATTGCTTATTCAACGTATGTTTTCCCAGAAGAATGGATCAATAGCACTTTCCATCACTGTTATGTACCCATTGCTGTGCTTAACACGGTCATTAGCACTGGTCTTTCCTGCTACTCCAG GTTCTCCGAGATACAGCAGCCCAGGCTCAGTAAAACTCTTCGCACGCTGGCTTTTGCATATCCGTACCTGTTCGACAGCACCCCTCTCTTCTACAGG CTATATCTGTGTACTGGGGAAAGCTGCATGGAAAGTGTAATCCCAGTCCACTACAAGCACTGTGTGTTTGCCTTCCTCACTTGTTTCATTTTTGCTGCACATCTGCCTGAGAGACTTGCTCCGGGATGCTTTGACTATATTG GGCACAGCCACCAGCTTTTCCATGTATGTGGGATCATTGGCACACACTTCCAAATGGAGGCCATCTTTATAGACATGAACGCTCGCCGTGACTGGCTCTTAGCTTCCTCCCCTCATCTCGCTTTCTCTCAAACAGTTGGTTCAATTGGTATCTCCATTATCATTAGCCTAACTATCATTGCGGCTTTCTCACTGGCTCTCTATTCAAGACCAAAGTCCTCTGGGAAAGAAAAACTACATAGGCATTAA